In the genome of Eggerthella sp. YY7918, one region contains:
- the rpoN gene encoding RNA polymerase factor sigma-54 has protein sequence MPRSGSQTVRMEPRAGVAPRTKQRFAPTAIQGLEVLALPVARLDAYVSALVEQNPLLDFDYDRSSLVFEELPEETDEDERGTDDRTSGDQPFLPPRSVSFGSKEGFDLARLRDEYSETETLHSHMRMQISEADLNEADRRLLDAIIENIDDDGYFSGSMPAVCAELDCPVSEGERMLSFIQGLTPRGVGARTLVECLTLQLTPDMPYASIIATLLRDNMEDLAENRTTKLMRSYRLTIDDLAAIRQVICGLDPRPGASFSQRSNTVYVIPDITITREGSGFSVRVTGELAETVVINGAYVDMLDHGALDAEAREWLVEKRSEADVALANIDQRKQTLHRFGTYLVEAQYDFFCGGEARMRPLTMQKAADALGVHVSTISRTVQDKHVLTPWGVYPLKHFFSSAVACSAEERRRSLSSLAIKDRIKELVSHEDCRKPLSDEAITTILNSEGVQIKRRTVAKYREALGIGRQSQRRR, from the coding sequence ATGCCGAGAAGCGGGAGCCAGACGGTACGTATGGAGCCGAGGGCTGGTGTCGCTCCGCGCACTAAGCAGCGATTTGCTCCTACGGCTATCCAAGGACTTGAAGTGCTTGCGTTGCCCGTCGCCCGACTGGATGCCTACGTGAGCGCCTTGGTGGAACAGAATCCCCTGCTCGATTTCGATTACGATCGCTCATCGCTTGTCTTTGAAGAGTTGCCCGAAGAAACTGACGAAGACGAGCGTGGCACTGACGATCGCACCTCTGGCGATCAGCCGTTTCTTCCCCCACGTTCTGTTTCGTTCGGTTCAAAGGAAGGCTTCGATCTTGCCCGTTTGCGCGATGAGTACAGCGAAACGGAGACCCTTCACAGCCATATGCGCATGCAGATAAGTGAAGCCGATCTGAACGAAGCCGATCGCAGATTGCTTGACGCCATCATAGAAAACATCGACGACGACGGATATTTTTCCGGAAGCATGCCGGCCGTATGCGCGGAGCTGGACTGCCCGGTCTCTGAGGGGGAGCGTATGCTTTCCTTTATTCAAGGGCTTACCCCGCGCGGGGTGGGCGCGCGCACGTTGGTCGAGTGTTTGACGCTGCAGCTTACTCCGGACATGCCCTATGCTTCGATCATTGCCACGCTGCTGCGCGACAATATGGAGGACTTGGCCGAGAACCGCACGACAAAACTGATGCGCTCCTATCGACTGACCATCGACGATCTTGCCGCTATTCGTCAGGTTATCTGCGGCCTCGATCCCCGACCGGGGGCTTCGTTTTCGCAGCGTTCGAATACCGTCTATGTCATTCCCGATATCACCATCACGCGCGAGGGGTCCGGGTTCTCTGTGCGCGTGACGGGCGAGCTTGCGGAAACGGTTGTGATCAACGGCGCCTATGTCGATATGCTTGACCACGGCGCTCTCGATGCCGAAGCCCGGGAGTGGTTAGTTGAGAAGCGCAGCGAAGCCGATGTCGCATTGGCAAACATCGACCAACGTAAGCAGACGCTTCATCGGTTTGGCACCTATCTGGTTGAAGCCCAGTACGATTTTTTCTGCGGCGGCGAAGCGCGCATGCGACCACTCACCATGCAGAAAGCCGCCGATGCGCTGGGCGTGCACGTGTCTACCATCAGCCGTACCGTGCAGGACAAACACGTGCTCACGCCGTGGGGGGTCTATCCGCTCAAGCATTTCTTTTCAAGTGCAGTGGCGTGTTCGGCCGAAGAGCGTCGTCGCTCGCTCTCTTCGCTGGCCATCAAAGATCGCATCAAAGAGCTGGTGTCCCATGAGGATTGCCGCAAGCCTTTGAGCGACGAGGCGATAACAACCATTTTGAACAGCGAAGGCGTACAGATCAAGCGTCGCACCGTGGCAAAGTATCGAGAGGCTTTGGGTATAGGGAGGCAGTCGCAGCGTCGTAGGTAG
- a CDS encoding AMP-binding protein, producing MAYCNVVEPFLESVRRHPDKTAVVFDGSEITYGELNDRINRTARLLVDDMGVKAGDRVAYLLPNCPEIIEIYYALQKIGAIAVPLNFKLIAREVGYLVNASGTSVLLFARQFADKVKEAADEFVNDVALLSVGGSTEGARSFEEVRASKGAEEPLLFCDARALSRIQYTGGSTGIPKGAARTHAADLVELDAIMDSNGIADNPDNVVLIQCPLEHHGGHSWFTIAFAAGATVVVCEAFNAEQILHFIERYRVTYMILLPPTTYLRLLRCPTIDQYDLSSVRLVQSSAGATTEPIIRAIYDKFPHAVLNYGWGQSESGAGASLRITREMLEEQSPLLQSVGRPMKHVQMKVVDEEGNELPDGQVGEALFKSDAVMSGYYGQDDATEAAFTPDGWLHTGDLMMRDAQGYYYVRSRKKDMIKSGGENVFVAEVETVLRTHPDIDDCLVFGTSDAVMGEAVAAVIQPRKGANLTAAEVQNHCKRHIASYKKPRYVVFMDDMGRDDAGKVRKRDIEAFFDAHKEQAAPRYHEKICSQPDIYLIQVPFSQGTPIGYTNTYLILTDERNLLVDPGVSHEASYEVLRSALVDLCVDMAKTDIFLTHLHIDHVGLAAAIAHEDTQVYMSADDEALFRARGVHSYRGTFKERIIQEGFERADLEELQRTDENLIPRAEWPMPERFVNLADGQQLRYGSYRLQVVATPGHTPGHQCLYLPDQQIMFYGDHVLLNSSPNIAPFPEVADALGDYLASLNKISRYPVKLACMGHGFVEPKDQARMLPQRIQWLQDHHAHRLEEILARLAERPGMNGTEVAKSISWNIPHKTWEELPIIQRWIIVCETLAHLDHLMIEGRVSRTYDQGVYRYFVG from the coding sequence ATGGCGTACTGTAACGTTGTTGAGCCGTTTCTTGAAAGCGTGCGCCGACATCCTGACAAGACGGCGGTCGTGTTCGACGGTAGTGAAATTACGTATGGCGAGCTGAATGATCGCATCAATCGGACAGCTCGCCTGCTCGTGGACGATATGGGCGTGAAGGCGGGCGATAGGGTGGCGTATCTGCTGCCCAATTGTCCCGAGATTATAGAAATCTACTACGCTCTGCAAAAGATCGGCGCCATCGCGGTGCCGCTTAACTTCAAACTTATCGCGCGCGAAGTGGGCTATCTCGTCAATGCGAGCGGAACGAGCGTGCTGCTGTTCGCGCGTCAGTTTGCCGACAAGGTGAAAGAGGCCGCGGACGAGTTTGTGAACGACGTTGCGCTGTTGAGCGTCGGCGGGTCGACCGAAGGGGCTCGCTCGTTTGAAGAGGTACGAGCAAGCAAGGGTGCCGAAGAACCGCTGCTGTTTTGCGACGCGCGTGCACTCTCGCGCATCCAATACACCGGCGGTTCGACGGGCATACCCAAGGGGGCGGCTCGTACGCATGCGGCCGACCTGGTAGAACTCGATGCCATCATGGACTCCAACGGCATCGCCGACAATCCTGACAACGTGGTGCTTATCCAGTGTCCGCTTGAACATCACGGTGGTCATAGCTGGTTCACCATAGCGTTTGCCGCGGGAGCGACCGTTGTCGTTTGCGAGGCGTTCAACGCTGAGCAGATTCTGCACTTTATCGAGCGCTATCGGGTCACGTATATGATCTTGCTGCCGCCCACCACCTACCTGAGGCTTTTGCGTTGCCCCACCATCGATCAGTATGACCTCAGCTCGGTGCGTCTTGTGCAAAGCTCGGCAGGCGCCACAACCGAGCCCATCATTCGAGCCATTTACGACAAGTTCCCCCATGCGGTACTCAACTACGGATGGGGACAATCGGAAAGCGGTGCAGGCGCGAGCCTACGTATCACGCGTGAAATGCTGGAAGAACAGTCTCCGCTGCTCCAAAGCGTCGGGCGGCCGATGAAGCACGTACAGATGAAGGTGGTGGATGAGGAGGGAAACGAGCTGCCGGATGGACAGGTGGGGGAGGCGCTGTTCAAGTCCGATGCTGTTATGAGTGGTTACTACGGCCAAGACGATGCCACCGAAGCGGCGTTCACACCTGACGGATGGCTGCATACGGGCGACTTGATGATGCGTGACGCGCAAGGATACTACTACGTGCGTTCGCGCAAGAAGGACATGATCAAGTCCGGCGGTGAAAACGTGTTCGTCGCCGAGGTGGAGACGGTGCTGCGCACCCATCCCGATATCGACGATTGCCTGGTGTTCGGCACGAGCGATGCGGTGATGGGCGAGGCGGTTGCTGCCGTCATTCAGCCGCGCAAGGGAGCAAATTTGACGGCTGCTGAAGTGCAGAACCATTGCAAGCGCCATATTGCCAGCTACAAGAAGCCGCGCTACGTCGTCTTCATGGACGATATGGGTCGTGACGATGCCGGCAAGGTGCGCAAGCGCGATATTGAAGCGTTCTTCGATGCGCATAAGGAGCAGGCGGCTCCTCGCTATCACGAGAAGATTTGTTCTCAGCCGGATATCTATCTTATCCAGGTGCCGTTCTCGCAAGGAACACCCATCGGGTACACCAATACCTATCTTATCCTGACCGACGAGCGCAATCTTTTGGTGGACCCGGGCGTGAGCCATGAAGCGTCGTATGAGGTGCTGCGCTCGGCGCTGGTCGATCTGTGCGTCGACATGGCAAAAACGGATATATTTCTTACTCATCTGCACATAGACCACGTGGGACTTGCGGCGGCAATTGCGCACGAGGATACGCAGGTATATATGAGCGCGGACGACGAAGCGCTGTTCCGTGCGCGTGGCGTGCATTCATATAGGGGTACGTTCAAAGAGAGGATCATACAGGAAGGCTTCGAACGCGCGGATCTTGAAGAGCTTCAACGAACCGACGAAAACCTCATTCCGCGGGCGGAGTGGCCGATGCCCGAACGATTTGTGAATCTGGCCGACGGGCAGCAGCTGCGCTACGGCTCCTACCGTCTACAGGTGGTGGCTACGCCGGGGCATACGCCAGGGCATCAGTGCCTCTACCTTCCCGATCAGCAGATCATGTTCTATGGCGACCATGTTCTGTTGAACAGCTCGCCCAACATAGCGCCGTTTCCTGAGGTGGCCGACGCCTTGGGCGACTACCTGGCAAGCTTGAACAAAATCTCGCGCTATCCCGTGAAGCTTGCCTGCATGGGGCATGGATTCGTCGAACCGAAGGACCAGGCGCGCATGTTGCCGCAGCGTATTCAGTGGCTTCAAGACCACCATGCCCATCGGCTCGAGGAAATTCTGGCCCGACTTGCAGAGCGTCCCGGCATGAATGGCACGGAAGTTGCTAAGTCCATCTCATGGAACATCCCGCATAAAACCTGGGAGGAACTCCCCATCATTCAGCGCTGGATCATCGTGTGCGAAACGCTTGCCCATCTTGATCATCTGATGATCGAAGGACGCGTTTCAAGAACGTATGACCAGGGCGTATATCGTTACTTTGTGGGATAA
- a CDS encoding sigma-54 dependent transcriptional regulator — protein sequence MVYQKEHAIEAWKTFVSSGTILEGKVRPEIARSWIRCRRAGVNPWSNDFADQNAPLLEEKRSRFAASLRATTPVMKFLKTMLGSNVSLMDGENFVFELISPLPTYPRTYGTFMREEDVGTGNATIVAYEKRPVRVDGFEHYRAIAQNYSGVAAPYLDSAGKYFGALNINSPFAVLPQSALELCTIGLELTNDLFRARSKAGALLSTVDFFKPLMLAYEHPVLLIDFEGRILGANAWMRPYCPDWEQYSYGSQSLGAYLGKDMGVRDILGLLDKLDAPMSIKFKKGRSRAVQELSLVRQGVVDIEGQEPFIMLVFENGGEVERNAKTTAGRRSNAEVMPTGDKVDYIGETEEWQKIDRMVQKVAPIKTNVLLLGETGTGKEVVARALHRRSGRTGEFVAINCGALPRDLLATELFGYEGGAFTGARETGAIGKFEYADGGTLFLDEIGEMPVDMQVSLLRVLQEQSVTKLGSNTSKALDVRVIAATNQNIERLIAEKKFRSDLYYRLSLVEIRLPQLRRRVDDIPLLAEYFNGQLSPVLNLPYTPLPAETIDALRAYSWPGNVRELRNIVERCLIMQGEGSKVTVESLPAHIANAVNTMPGGPSASAGAEASKGEAGTSVEESWRAEERRRIVAALERCDGNLAAAASELGLHSDELVELLSAINLRVQMVVEDAAEA from the coding sequence GTGGTATACCAAAAAGAGCACGCGATCGAGGCATGGAAGACATTCGTCAGCTCGGGAACTATTCTCGAAGGTAAGGTACGCCCCGAAATCGCCCGCTCATGGATTCGGTGTCGCAGGGCGGGCGTGAATCCATGGTCGAACGATTTTGCGGATCAAAATGCCCCGCTGCTCGAGGAGAAGCGGAGCCGTTTTGCCGCTTCTTTGCGGGCAACGACGCCGGTTATGAAATTCCTCAAAACGATGCTGGGATCAAACGTCTCGCTTATGGACGGCGAAAACTTTGTGTTCGAACTTATCTCGCCTTTGCCCACCTATCCGCGAACGTACGGCACGTTTATGCGCGAAGAGGACGTGGGTACGGGTAATGCCACCATTGTGGCGTATGAAAAACGCCCGGTGCGGGTGGATGGGTTTGAGCATTATCGCGCTATCGCGCAAAACTATTCCGGCGTTGCCGCACCCTATCTCGATTCGGCTGGCAAGTACTTTGGCGCGCTCAACATCAACAGCCCCTTTGCGGTGCTGCCGCAGAGCGCCCTTGAGCTGTGCACGATAGGGCTTGAGTTAACAAACGACCTGTTTCGTGCGCGCTCAAAAGCGGGCGCGCTTCTGTCCACGGTCGATTTCTTCAAACCGCTCATGTTGGCTTACGAGCATCCGGTGCTGCTCATCGACTTCGAGGGGCGCATTTTGGGGGCAAACGCGTGGATGCGGCCGTACTGCCCCGACTGGGAACAGTATTCGTACGGATCGCAGTCGCTCGGTGCATATTTGGGCAAGGATATGGGGGTGCGAGACATTCTGGGATTGCTCGATAAGCTTGACGCACCGATGTCGATTAAGTTCAAGAAGGGTCGCTCGCGCGCGGTGCAAGAGCTGAGCCTCGTGCGTCAAGGCGTGGTGGATATCGAAGGGCAAGAGCCGTTCATTATGCTTGTGTTCGAAAACGGAGGCGAGGTGGAGCGCAACGCAAAGACCACCGCAGGACGTCGCAGCAATGCCGAGGTTATGCCCACCGGCGACAAGGTGGACTACATCGGCGAAACTGAGGAGTGGCAAAAGATTGACCGCATGGTACAAAAGGTCGCTCCCATCAAGACTAACGTGCTTCTATTGGGAGAAACGGGAACCGGCAAGGAAGTGGTGGCGCGGGCGCTGCATCGGCGAAGCGGGCGTACGGGCGAGTTTGTGGCCATCAACTGTGGCGCTCTGCCGCGCGACCTGCTTGCCACCGAACTGTTCGGCTATGAGGGAGGGGCGTTTACGGGCGCGCGCGAAACAGGTGCCATTGGAAAGTTTGAATACGCCGACGGAGGTACGCTTTTTTTGGACGAGATCGGCGAAATGCCGGTCGATATGCAGGTCAGCTTGCTGCGCGTGCTGCAGGAGCAAAGCGTAACCAAGCTGGGATCGAATACGTCCAAAGCGCTTGACGTGCGCGTTATTGCGGCCACGAATCAAAATATCGAGCGTCTTATTGCCGAGAAGAAGTTCCGCAGCGATTTGTACTATCGCCTGAGTCTTGTCGAAATACGTCTGCCGCAATTGCGCCGGCGCGTCGACGACATTCCTTTGTTGGCCGAATACTTTAACGGGCAGCTGTCTCCCGTGCTCAATCTGCCGTATACGCCGCTTCCTGCCGAGACGATCGATGCGCTTCGTGCTTACAGTTGGCCGGGAAACGTGCGCGAATTGCGCAATATTGTCGAGCGATGCTTGATCATGCAGGGCGAGGGGTCAAAGGTGACGGTCGAATCTCTTCCGGCCCATATTGCCAATGCGGTGAACACCATGCCCGGTGGACCATCTGCTTCTGCGGGTGCCGAGGCGTCGAAGGGCGAGGCGGGAACAAGCGTGGAAGAAAGCTGGCGGGCCGAGGAGCGCCGTCGCATCGTTGCCGCGCTAGAGCGCTGCGATGGGAATTTGGCGGCGGCAGCAAGCGAGCTGGGGCTGCATTCCGACGAGCTGGTCGAGCTGCTCTCGGCAATTAATCTGCGCGTTCAAATGGTGGTCGAAGACGCCGCCGAGGCGTAG
- a CDS encoding enoyl-CoA hydratase/isomerase family protein, with amino-acid sequence MKSVTVLSSEPAVSADETVRDVVYAEHLEGGIEVVYLNQPHKKNAISAEMMDKLDQVLRQADLSDEVRVVVLRGVGENFSSGGDLNQGPSAPGPEGSRKTLRRYLSVVRTVRTMAKPVIAMVDGYAVGGAFALTLAADLVCASERALFVPAFCQIGIIPEMGMMKLLPELVGQQRAKEVLFFGGKIPAAQLQDWGLVNRVFPSDVLEKETLAFARQLAAMPDASIQITKNIMNALSDGNLEACLEAESTASPFCTTTKAYAATMEKFAR; translated from the coding sequence ATGAAGAGTGTGACTGTGCTGAGCTCAGAACCTGCTGTTTCGGCAGACGAAACGGTGCGGGATGTCGTGTATGCCGAGCATCTTGAAGGCGGGATCGAGGTCGTGTACCTCAACCAGCCGCACAAAAAGAATGCCATTTCGGCCGAGATGATGGACAAGCTCGATCAGGTGCTGCGCCAGGCGGATCTCAGCGACGAGGTGCGGGTTGTGGTGCTGCGGGGTGTCGGCGAAAACTTTTCGAGCGGGGGAGACCTGAACCAAGGTCCCTCCGCTCCGGGACCCGAGGGATCGCGTAAAACATTGCGGCGCTATCTCAGTGTGGTGCGTACGGTGCGTACGATGGCAAAGCCAGTCATCGCTATGGTTGACGGGTATGCCGTGGGAGGGGCGTTTGCGCTTACGCTTGCAGCCGATTTGGTGTGCGCATCGGAACGGGCACTGTTCGTTCCGGCGTTTTGCCAGATCGGCATCATTCCCGAGATGGGAATGATGAAGCTTTTGCCCGAGCTGGTGGGCCAGCAGCGTGCGAAAGAAGTGCTGTTCTTCGGCGGCAAGATTCCGGCAGCGCAGCTTCAGGACTGGGGTTTGGTGAACCGGGTGTTTCCCTCTGATGTGTTGGAGAAGGAAACGCTTGCTTTTGCGCGACAGTTGGCAGCTATGCCAGATGCTTCCATCCAGATTACGAAGAACATCATGAATGCGTTGTCTGACGGAAATCTTGAAGCGTGTTTGGAGGCGGAGTCGACCGCGTCGCCGTTCTGTACGACCACGAAGGCATACGCCGCCACCATGGAGAAATTTGCTCGTTGA
- a CDS encoding GNAT family N-acetyltransferase — MQRDSSPISIREATDQDAAVIAELALEADMGALSFPGRSFVATDDQRVLGFIRIVELEDCPHISPIVVCAEARGRGIGRALMDYAGKRYGELRFVARGSAVPFYEALGCTHVDWDDIAPLIASDCPDCEDRLSCCPQPMTFCPETI; from the coding sequence GTGCAGCGCGATTCCTCACCCATTTCCATACGAGAAGCAACCGACCAGGATGCTGCTGTTATTGCAGAACTGGCTTTGGAAGCCGATATGGGTGCACTCTCGTTTCCCGGACGGTCATTTGTGGCCACAGACGATCAACGGGTTCTGGGCTTTATCCGCATTGTCGAACTAGAAGACTGTCCTCACATCAGCCCCATCGTCGTATGTGCCGAAGCACGCGGACGAGGCATCGGACGGGCACTTATGGACTACGCGGGAAAACGTTATGGCGAACTTCGCTTTGTCGCCCGCGGCAGCGCGGTTCCCTTCTATGAGGCGCTCGGCTGTACGCACGTTGACTGGGACGACATAGCCCCGCTTATCGCTTCGGATTGCCCCGACTGTGAAGACCGTCTTTCCTGCTGTCCTCAACCGATGACCTTTTGCCCCGAAACGATATAG
- a CDS encoding acyl-CoA dehydrogenase produces the protein MDFSLTDEQQLLLESLDELMERYCTEAYLKKCDEAHEWPQEFTDALMENGFGLLGIPEEYGGTPVDTTTLMLVSERICKNGAPIYVYGSVCSLVDMIEYGSEEQKAQCFEEVAAGRPGFVLGFTEPGAGSDSSALASTYQRRDGKVYLNGNKSFMTNACNSKYMLCVARNADDDPDDPKNRSRFSMWWVPMDSPGITVEPLEKIGWNMGNTCELHMENVELEEKDLVGVEGNGFMQAMVNFEVERLLACAQSLGAAECAFEDAVLYATQRIQFGKPIGKNQLIQEHITNMYAKIETMRGLVYKCAWMIDQGQSVQIDSAVCKLYCARAACEVIDTALQVMGGIGYTKDCRISRLWRDQRVYRIGAGTDEIMIHIAGRAIQKKFAAKA, from the coding sequence ATGGATTTCAGTTTGACCGACGAACAGCAGCTGCTGCTGGAGAGTCTCGATGAGCTTATGGAGCGCTATTGCACCGAAGCGTATCTGAAGAAATGCGACGAGGCGCACGAATGGCCGCAGGAGTTTACCGATGCGCTTATGGAGAATGGCTTTGGGCTGCTTGGCATACCCGAGGAATACGGCGGCACGCCTGTGGACACGACCACGCTTATGCTCGTGTCGGAGCGCATCTGCAAAAACGGCGCACCCATTTACGTGTACGGCAGCGTATGCAGTCTTGTTGACATGATTGAGTACGGCAGCGAGGAGCAAAAGGCACAGTGCTTTGAGGAAGTGGCGGCCGGACGTCCTGGTTTTGTGCTGGGATTCACCGAGCCGGGTGCGGGTTCGGATAGCTCGGCGCTGGCATCCACCTATCAGCGTCGCGACGGCAAAGTGTATCTCAACGGAAACAAATCGTTCATGACGAATGCGTGCAACTCGAAGTACATGCTGTGCGTGGCGCGTAATGCCGACGACGACCCCGACGATCCCAAAAACCGTTCGCGTTTCTCCATGTGGTGGGTTCCCATGGATTCTCCGGGAATTACCGTTGAGCCGCTGGAAAAGATCGGCTGGAATATGGGCAACACCTGCGAACTTCACATGGAAAACGTTGAGCTTGAAGAGAAGGATCTTGTGGGTGTGGAAGGCAATGGGTTCATGCAGGCTATGGTGAACTTCGAGGTGGAGCGTCTGCTTGCCTGCGCCCAGTCGCTCGGTGCGGCCGAGTGTGCCTTCGAAGATGCCGTGCTCTACGCCACACAGCGTATCCAGTTCGGCAAACCTATTGGCAAGAACCAGCTCATTCAGGAGCACATTACCAACATGTACGCAAAGATTGAGACCATGCGGGGGCTTGTATACAAGTGCGCGTGGATGATCGATCAGGGCCAATCCGTCCAAATCGACTCGGCTGTGTGCAAGCTGTACTGCGCTCGTGCCGCATGCGAGGTTATTGATACGGCGCTGCAGGTGATGGGTGGTATCGGGTACACGAAGGATTGCCGCATCTCGCGCTTGTGGCGCGATCAGCGTGTGTACCGCATCGGCGCCGGCACCGATGAAATCATGATCCATATTGCCGGCAGAGCGATTCAGAAGAAGTTTGCGGCGAAAGCCTAA
- a CDS encoding cell wall metabolism sensor histidine kinase WalK codes for MLVCFLAFDITPKAFLLLIPVGIVVFALSLVIGHFLSEPLRVLAKKTAAYRAGADVLFEPDGRLLEADELTVDFKALAQTTSAQQHDLILKERRQAAFISDVAHELRTPLTAIRGNAEMLADPDLPPDMHEKFCSIIIDESERLSRLTNDLLTLQRIEDNALPLEFSRVNLRELSARVLDALEPILRNREAHTEIVGEAPDVLGNPDRLKQAITNLVENASRFIKPGGHITIELFGLKGNSILAVKDDGDGFGDVDPKLLFDRFYRTDASRSRGTGGTGLGLAIVKSVVEAHDGTVEAINLPLGGACFIIALPSIPPSAAT; via the coding sequence GTGCTCGTCTGCTTTCTCGCCTTCGACATTACGCCGAAGGCGTTTCTGCTTCTGATTCCCGTCGGGATTGTGGTATTTGCCTTAAGCCTTGTCATCGGTCATTTTTTGTCCGAACCGCTGCGGGTGCTCGCCAAGAAAACGGCCGCTTATCGCGCGGGAGCCGACGTGTTGTTCGAACCGGACGGCAGGCTGCTTGAAGCCGACGAATTAACCGTCGACTTCAAGGCACTCGCACAAACCACCAGCGCTCAGCAGCATGACCTCATACTGAAGGAGCGCCGTCAAGCGGCATTCATCAGCGATGTGGCCCACGAGCTGCGCACCCCCCTTACCGCCATACGCGGCAACGCCGAAATGCTTGCAGACCCCGATTTGCCGCCCGATATGCATGAAAAGTTCTGCTCGATCATCATCGACGAAAGCGAACGCCTGAGCCGACTTACCAACGATTTGCTCACGCTGCAGCGCATCGAAGACAATGCGCTTCCTCTTGAATTTTCTCGCGTGAATTTGCGCGAATTGTCCGCGCGCGTGCTCGACGCGCTGGAACCCATCCTGCGCAATCGCGAAGCTCATACCGAAATCGTCGGGGAAGCCCCCGATGTGCTGGGCAACCCCGACCGCCTCAAGCAAGCCATCACGAACCTTGTAGAAAATGCGAGCCGCTTCATCAAACCCGGCGGGCACATCACCATTGAGCTGTTCGGCTTGAAAGGCAATTCGATCCTTGCCGTGAAGGACGACGGCGACGGCTTTGGCGATGTGGATCCGAAGCTTTTGTTCGATCGCTTTTATCGTACCGACGCCTCGCGTAGCCGCGGCACGGGCGGTACCGGACTGGGCTTGGCTATCGTGAAGTCCGTCGTCGAAGCGCACGACGGCACCGTCGAAGCCATCAACCTGCCTCTGGGCGGCGCCTGTTTCATCATCGCCCTTCCTTCAATCCCCCCAAGCGCCGCCACATAG
- a CDS encoding TIGR03084 family metal-binding protein: protein MAEIFNPIDDLIAEQSLVDALVADFTEDDWMRTAAYCTTWTLKDVICHIAFFDYCAVELLAGRGESVNAVADAASEQDEHYHVLVYRDQSGADILNWWREQRTLMAAAFMEQGPKGRVPWAAGIPPMSVRSLASARLMELWAHSVDIYDALGMDPVVKDRITSTLFLSWQGRPNMYNVNGLTFNPEIPMYLELTLPSGEIWAKGEPNDQNYIKGSAKDWALVSIRRRNWMDTELEVVGDEARTYAGIVQTYAGPADPAPEAKNPR, encoded by the coding sequence ATGGCTGAAATCTTCAATCCGATCGACGATCTTATTGCGGAGCAATCGCTGGTGGATGCGCTTGTCGCTGACTTTACCGAGGACGATTGGATGCGCACGGCGGCGTACTGCACCACATGGACGCTCAAAGACGTTATTTGTCATATCGCGTTTTTTGACTACTGCGCGGTTGAGCTTCTGGCCGGGCGTGGCGAGAGCGTGAACGCAGTGGCCGATGCCGCTTCCGAACAGGATGAACACTATCATGTATTAGTGTATCGCGACCAAAGCGGTGCCGACATTCTTAACTGGTGGCGCGAACAGCGCACGCTTATGGCTGCTGCGTTTATGGAGCAGGGGCCGAAGGGTCGCGTGCCTTGGGCTGCGGGCATTCCGCCCATGTCGGTACGCTCGCTCGCGTCGGCGCGTCTTATGGAGCTGTGGGCTCACAGCGTTGATATTTACGATGCCTTAGGAATGGATCCCGTGGTGAAGGATCGCATTACGTCTACGCTGTTTTTGTCCTGGCAGGGTCGTCCCAATATGTACAACGTCAACGGCCTTACCTTTAACCCTGAAATCCCCATGTATCTTGAGCTCACGTTGCCCTCCGGCGAAATCTGGGCGAAGGGCGAGCCAAACGATCAGAACTACATCAAGGGTTCGGCGAAGGACTGGGCGCTTGTTTCCATCCGTCGTCGCAACTGGATGGATACCGAGCTTGAGGTAGTAGGAGACGAGGCGCGCACATATGCCGGTATTGTACAGACCTATGCAGGGCCGGCCGATCCGGCTCCCGAAGCAAAGAACCCTCGGTAG